In Actinoplanes sp. NBC_00393, a single genomic region encodes these proteins:
- the yidC gene encoding membrane protein insertase YidC — protein MSLDWIYYAISWILLRWHEMWEAIGVPDDRVLGTNWAWILAIIFLVVTLRIILFPVFVKQIKSQRAMQALQPKVKALQEKHKGDKETLQKEMMELYRTEKANPLMGCLPMFLQIPVFFGLFHVLQHLDPSISDYYKQLYGWSLEQFNSAADAHLFNAPISAKFGSSAAELAALGANGTTVKVLAGILVLIMMGTTFLTSRQMILKTGWAEDPQQKMIQRLMLYGIPFSLLISGALFPIGVVIYWVTNNLFTLAQQQWVLRKFPPIQMAGAKNASSARPSGAGARTGKSANPVQPARTGGLFGKKPAPEPVSPVVDTKALAPKPGAKPVNPKKGARPANKPKG, from the coding sequence GCGTTCTCGGCACGAACTGGGCCTGGATCCTCGCGATCATCTTCCTCGTGGTGACCCTGCGCATCATCCTGTTCCCGGTCTTCGTCAAGCAGATCAAGAGCCAGCGGGCCATGCAGGCGCTGCAGCCGAAGGTCAAGGCGCTCCAGGAGAAGCACAAGGGCGACAAGGAGACGCTCCAGAAGGAAATGATGGAGCTGTACCGGACGGAGAAGGCCAACCCGTTGATGGGCTGCCTTCCGATGTTCCTGCAGATCCCTGTCTTCTTCGGTCTATTCCACGTGCTTCAGCACCTGGACCCGTCGATCTCCGACTACTACAAGCAGCTGTACGGCTGGTCGCTGGAGCAGTTCAACAGCGCCGCCGACGCGCACCTGTTCAACGCGCCGATCAGCGCGAAGTTCGGCTCGTCCGCCGCTGAGCTGGCCGCTCTGGGCGCCAACGGCACCACGGTCAAGGTCCTCGCCGGCATCCTGGTGCTGATCATGATGGGGACGACGTTCCTCACCAGCCGCCAGATGATCCTCAAGACCGGCTGGGCCGAGGACCCGCAGCAGAAGATGATCCAGCGGCTGATGCTCTACGGCATCCCGTTCTCGCTGCTCATCTCCGGTGCGCTGTTCCCGATCGGCGTGGTCATCTACTGGGTCACGAACAACCTGTTCACCCTGGCCCAGCAGCAGTGGGTGCTGCGGAAGTTCCCGCCGATCCAGATGGCCGGCGCGAAGAACGCGTCCTCCGCCCGTCCGTCCGGTGCCGGTGCTCGTACCGGCAAGTCGGCCAACCCGGTGCAGCCGGCCCGCACCGGCGGCCTCTTCGGCAAGAAGCCGGCCCCCGAGCCGGTCAGCCCGGTCGTGGACACCAAGGCGCTCGCCCCGAAGCCGGGCGCCAAACCGGTGAATCCGAAGAAGGGCGCCCGGCCGGCGAACAAACCCAAGGGATGA
- a CDS encoding Jag family protein codes for MTDTSTPPSAESSAEVEEAVGASGSTSAADPASASSSDSGSAAGSSAAGASAAGSSAAGSSAAGSSAAGSSEAKKSESVASDGDLFRQSEIAADYVEGLLDILDYDGDIDELVSAGRPMVEVVGGRLQPLVGQRGATLEALQELTRLAIFRATGSPSRLLLDIGGYRAARRKELAAVARNAVEKVKEHGDAVRLEPMSAFERKCVHDVVNAIPGVQSESEGVEPNRRIVVRAAD; via the coding sequence GTGACCGACACCAGCACTCCCCCTTCCGCCGAGTCGTCAGCAGAGGTCGAGGAGGCGGTCGGCGCCTCTGGCTCGACTTCTGCCGCGGACCCGGCTTCGGCCTCGAGTTCGGATTCGGGCTCGGCCGCGGGCTCTTCGGCTGCGGGCGCTTCCGCTGCGGGCTCTTCGGCTGCCGGCTCTTCGGCTGCCGGCTCTTCGGCTGCCGGCTCGAGTGAGGCCAAGAAGTCGGAGAGCGTCGCTTCGGACGGCGACCTGTTCCGCCAGAGCGAGATCGCGGCGGACTATGTCGAGGGCCTGCTGGACATCCTCGACTACGACGGTGACATCGACGAGCTGGTCTCGGCCGGCCGGCCGATGGTCGAGGTCGTCGGCGGCCGGCTGCAGCCGCTCGTCGGCCAGCGTGGCGCCACGCTGGAAGCCCTGCAGGAGCTCACCCGCCTGGCGATCTTCCGGGCCACCGGCTCGCCGAGCCGGCTGCTGCTCGACATCGGCGGCTACCGCGCGGCCCGCCGCAAGGAACTCGCCGCGGTTGCCCGCAACGCGGTCGAGAAGGTCAAGGAGCACGGCGACGCGGTGCGCCTGGAGCCGATGTCGGCCTTCGAGCGCAAGTGCGTGCACGACGTGGTCAACGCGATCCCCGGCGTGCAGAGCGAGTCCGAGGGCGTGGAGCCCAACCGTCGCATCGTGGTGCGCGCGGCGGACTGA
- the rsmG gene encoding 16S rRNA (guanine(527)-N(7))-methyltransferase RsmG, which translates to MTNPRFGAGDLGPGGNTPGPSSFPRDLPGFSRDLPGFFRDLPGQDAGALDPASPAPSSHAIRSAAAFPDAGPSASGFPAAGSPHSESPLAGPSLALPPTEIAAAAAQVFKERLSLAGRYAELLGTEGVVRGLIGPRETPRLWERHLVNCGVMSEIIPFGASVVDVGSGAGLPGIVLAVARPDLAITLVEPLARRTAFLEEAVSTLGLDGNVTVVRGRAEEVAAHLPGADIVTARAVAALDKLAGWCLPLARTDGRLLALKGASAADEIATHGEAVAALGGGEPVVRLCGVGLIDPPATVVDIVKERHVVPGRARAAGGSAPGAAKAGSARRDGGRRRSRRG; encoded by the coding sequence ATGACGAACCCACGCTTCGGCGCGGGAGACCTCGGCCCGGGCGGCAATACGCCCGGGCCGTCGTCTTTCCCGCGCGACCTTCCCGGTTTCTCGCGCGACCTTCCCGGTTTCTTCCGCGACCTTCCCGGACAGGATGCCGGCGCGCTTGATCCTGCTTCGCCTGCGCCTTCGTCCCATGCGATTCGCTCGGCCGCAGCTTTTCCTGATGCGGGTCCCTCTGCTTCCGGCTTCCCTGCTGCGGGCTCGCCGCACTCGGAATCTCCGCTCGCCGGCCCCTCGCTTGCTCTTCCCCCGACGGAGATCGCTGCTGCCGCCGCTCAGGTCTTCAAGGAGCGACTTTCGTTGGCCGGGCGGTATGCGGAGCTGCTCGGGACGGAAGGCGTCGTCCGGGGCCTCATCGGCCCGCGGGAGACGCCCCGGCTCTGGGAGCGTCACCTGGTCAACTGCGGGGTTATGTCCGAGATAATCCCGTTCGGCGCTTCAGTGGTTGACGTGGGGTCTGGTGCCGGTTTGCCCGGTATCGTGCTGGCAGTGGCTCGACCGGATCTTGCAATAACGCTGGTCGAGCCGCTGGCCCGACGGACTGCCTTCCTCGAGGAGGCGGTCAGCACGCTCGGCCTGGACGGCAACGTCACGGTCGTACGTGGCCGGGCTGAAGAAGTCGCCGCACACCTGCCCGGCGCCGACATCGTGACGGCCCGGGCGGTAGCGGCACTCGACAAGCTTGCCGGCTGGTGTTTGCCGTTGGCGCGTACCGATGGTCGCCTGCTGGCGCTCAAGGGCGCCTCGGCGGCCGACGAGATCGCCACTCACGGCGAGGCGGTGGCGGCACTCGGCGGCGGCGAGCCGGTGGTGCGGCTCTGCGGAGTCGGCCTCATCGACCCGCCGGCAACGGTGGTCGACATCGTCAAGGAACGGCATGTCGTTCCGGGACGGGCCCGGGCCGCCGGTGGCTCGGCTCCCGGCGCGGCGAAGGCGGGAAGCGCACGCCGAGATGGCGGGCGAAGGAGATCGCGGAGGGGATAG